A region from the Gemmatimonadales bacterium genome encodes:
- a CDS encoding sigma-70 family RNA polymerase sigma factor: MLPGLDLESAAWIADLSSDGPARDGATARLHDILLRVARAESARRRASLPSLSGGEVDDLCLQAADDALMAILRKLPEFRGTARFTTWACKFVIFEISTKLRRSAWRGRRVEIGEAAWATIPDRGPAPLGTLLDAELGAALQRAISGSLTPAQREIFQAAAIDEIPIDVLAERLHRTRGAIYKMLHDARSNLRRALIAAGYEGAVS; encoded by the coding sequence ATGCTGCCGGGGCTGGATCTTGAGTCTGCCGCCTGGATCGCCGACCTGTCGTCCGATGGGCCGGCCCGGGACGGCGCCACGGCTCGACTGCACGACATCCTGCTTCGCGTGGCGCGGGCCGAGTCGGCCCGCCGCCGCGCGAGCTTGCCGAGCCTGAGCGGTGGGGAAGTGGACGATCTGTGCCTGCAGGCCGCGGATGACGCGCTCATGGCGATCCTGCGCAAGCTGCCCGAGTTTCGCGGCACGGCACGTTTCACTACGTGGGCCTGCAAATTCGTCATCTTCGAGATCTCGACCAAGCTTCGGCGATCGGCATGGCGAGGCCGCCGGGTCGAGATCGGCGAGGCCGCGTGGGCGACGATCCCCGATCGAGGCCCGGCGCCACTGGGTACTCTCCTCGACGCGGAGCTCGGCGCCGCACTGCAGCGGGCAATCAGCGGGTCGCTGACTCCAGCACAGCGGGAGATCTTCCAAGCGGCGGCGATCGACGAGATCCCGATCGACGTGCTGGCCGAGCGGCTGCATCGCACGCGGGGAGCCATCTACAAGATGCTGCACGATGCGCGGAGCAACCTCCGGCGGGCACTGATCGCCGCCGGGTACGAAGGGGCGGTGTCATGA
- a CDS encoding alpha/beta hydrolase, translating into MSQLSGPHEQSEGSATLQAAVEVTYGTVAVDGLNIAYREAGDLTHPKLVLLHGFPASSHQYRNLLPALADRFHVIAPDYPGFGYSDRPDPATWPYTFDRLADVVERFLAIKGFDRYGLFVQDYGGPVGFRIVGRRPEALEWLVIQNSNGYEVGFTGAWDGFRGALWKNRSPETERPLAAFLEHDAIKGIYLHGARRPELISPDNWASDDGFMRRPHAVRINLDLFYDYRTNVPLYPRWQRFLRERQPKTIIFWGQKDIFFTPEGGEAYLQDLPEAEMHRLDAGHFAVEDHLDYIVSHMGTFYESAVLGQR; encoded by the coding sequence ATGTCGCAGTTGAGTGGCCCGCATGAGCAGTCGGAAGGGTCCGCCACCCTGCAGGCGGCGGTGGAGGTGACGTACGGTACTGTCGCCGTGGACGGCCTGAACATCGCCTATCGCGAAGCAGGCGATCTCACCCACCCCAAGCTCGTCCTGCTGCACGGGTTCCCGGCGTCGTCCCACCAGTACCGCAACCTCCTCCCGGCGCTGGCGGACCGGTTCCATGTGATCGCGCCGGACTATCCCGGTTTCGGGTATAGCGACCGGCCCGATCCCGCCACCTGGCCCTATACCTTCGATCGATTGGCAGATGTGGTCGAACGGTTCCTCGCGATCAAGGGCTTCGACCGCTACGGTCTGTTCGTGCAGGACTACGGCGGTCCGGTGGGATTCCGGATCGTGGGCCGCCGGCCCGAGGCCCTCGAATGGCTGGTCATCCAGAACAGCAACGGCTACGAAGTCGGGTTCACCGGTGCGTGGGACGGCTTCCGGGGAGCGCTGTGGAAGAATCGGTCTCCCGAGACCGAGCGACCCCTTGCCGCGTTTCTCGAGCACGACGCGATCAAGGGGATCTATCTCCACGGCGCCCGCCGGCCCGAGCTGATCAGCCCCGACAACTGGGCCTCGGACGACGGCTTCATGCGCCGGCCGCACGCGGTCCGGATCAATCTCGATCTTTTCTACGACTATCGGACCAACGTGCCACTGTATCCCCGGTGGCAGAGGTTCCTCCGCGAGCGGCAGCCCAAGACGATCATCTTCTGGGGGCAGAAGGACATCTTCTTCACGCCCGAAGGCGGGGAGGCCTACCTCCAGGATCTGCCGGAGGCCGAGATGCACCGCCTCGACGCGGGTCACTTTGCCGTCGAGGACCATCTGGACTACATCGTGTCACACATGGGCACCTTCTACGAGAGCGCGGTGCTCGGCCAGCGGTAA
- the ubiG gene encoding bifunctional 2-polyprenyl-6-hydroxyphenol methylase/3-demethylubiquinol 3-O-methyltransferase UbiG: MPIDNAVYDRMADSWWDEAGFLHALAALNPARFGYMRRMLVEELRLAPVGLHVLDIGCGGGLLAEEFARLGCVVTGVDPSEESLAVARRHAASQGFAIGYQCALGEALPFADESFEVVYCCDVLEHVSDVRQVIAETARVLRPGGTYLYDTINRTPQSRLIVIKLLQEWRWTALMPPDLHDWKRFIRPTELRRELVQHGFVPGGLTGLKPRANPLRLIRALRRRKRGLLSYAAAVREMDLGESPDTSVSYIGYARKPRPAVGDQPKTRA, from the coding sequence GTGCCGATAGACAACGCCGTTTACGATCGGATGGCGGACAGCTGGTGGGACGAGGCCGGCTTCCTGCACGCACTTGCCGCGCTCAATCCCGCGCGCTTCGGCTACATGCGGCGTATGCTCGTTGAGGAGTTGCGGCTGGCCCCAGTCGGCCTACACGTCTTGGATATCGGCTGCGGCGGCGGGCTTTTGGCGGAGGAGTTCGCGCGCTTGGGCTGCGTCGTGACAGGAGTGGATCCGTCGGAGGAGTCACTGGCGGTGGCGCGGAGGCATGCAGCCAGTCAGGGATTCGCGATCGGGTACCAGTGTGCTCTAGGCGAGGCGCTCCCCTTTGCGGACGAAAGTTTCGAGGTCGTCTATTGCTGCGATGTGTTGGAGCACGTGAGCGACGTACGGCAGGTCATCGCGGAGACCGCGCGTGTGCTGAGGCCTGGAGGAACCTATCTGTATGACACCATCAACCGTACTCCTCAGAGCCGATTGATCGTGATCAAGCTGCTTCAAGAGTGGCGATGGACCGCCCTGATGCCACCAGATCTGCATGACTGGAAGCGGTTCATTCGTCCAACCGAACTCCGGCGCGAGTTAGTGCAGCACGGCTTCGTGCCGGGCGGGCTGACCGGGCTCAAGCCCCGGGCTAACCCGCTTCGTCTCATTCGTGCCCTGCGCCGACGGAAACGAGGCCTCCTGAGCTATGCGGCGGCCGTCCGGGAGATGGACCTGGGCGAAAGTCCGGATACCTCCGTGTCCTACATCGGCTACGCCCGCAAACCGAGGCCAGCGGTTGGGGATCAACCCAAGACGCGAGCGTGA
- a CDS encoding dihydrofolate reductase family protein, producing the protein MRPLRYSINVTLDGCCDHRAGIADEELHQHAVENLDRADALLFGRVTYEMMEAAFRPPARTGARPDWMEPFARTIDAAKKYVVSSTLDRVDWNAELLRGDLGKAVQQLKRESGKGLLVGGVKLPLALAELGLIDEYELVVQPRLVGHGPTLFAGLSKPVDLKLVSRLEFGSGAVAMRYEPKR; encoded by the coding sequence ATGCGACCTCTTCGGTATTCCATCAACGTCACTTTAGACGGGTGCTGCGATCATCGTGCAGGGATCGCGGATGAAGAGTTGCATCAGCACGCGGTCGAGAACCTCGACCGGGCCGATGCCCTCCTCTTTGGCCGGGTGACCTACGAAATGATGGAGGCAGCGTTTCGCCCGCCGGCGCGGACGGGCGCGAGGCCTGATTGGATGGAACCCTTCGCCCGGACAATCGACGCGGCCAAGAAGTACGTCGTGTCGAGCACCCTGGACCGGGTCGATTGGAACGCGGAGCTCCTACGCGGGGATCTGGGGAAGGCGGTTCAGCAGCTCAAGCGGGAATCGGGTAAGGGACTGTTAGTAGGAGGCGTGAAGCTCCCGCTGGCGTTGGCGGAGCTGGGATTGATCGATGAGTACGAGCTCGTGGTGCAGCCCAGGCTCGTGGGCCATGGGCCGACGTTGTTCGCGGGGCTATCGAAGCCTGTCGACTTGAAGCTGGTGAGCCGGCTGGAGTTCGGCTCGGGGGCGGTGGCGATGCGGTATGAGCCGAAAAGGTAG